GGAATCCTGACGTGAGCGAATCAACCGCTCGAACTTACGCAGTTCCAGGCTTCTTCCGCCATGAACCGATCGAATTTGCTGTCGACAGCAATCAATGGCAAAGCCATTGACCTCCTCCGCTGGTACCGCAAATAAGTCGGCTAAACCGCTCACCCGGCAAAAGTCGGGTCGGTCCTCGTAAATCCTGCAGCGCCGGCCTCCCTGGTCGAAATGCTTGCACCATCCGTCTTCTCCCACCATCTCCAAATAAATCGTTTGCTGGTCGTCCGATAACGCTTCAAGAGCTTCCGGTCGCTCGGCCGGCGCAAGCCTGCAACATGCTCCGCATTGACTCAGGCATGACCAGTGAAGAGGAGGGCGGCTCATGGCTCAATTCAAATGCTGCTGTGACAAGGCATCACATTGATACCTCTCGATCAGGGCAATGCGGAGGAAAGCCCCGTACCCTTTTTGAGGCATCATGCTGATCAACTGCTTTCCTTCCATGGGATTTGATATCCACCTGATTGC
This portion of the Synechococcus sp. ROS8604 genome encodes:
- a CDS encoding YkgJ family cysteine cluster protein, whose product is MSRPPLHWSCLSQCGACCRLAPAERPEALEALSDDQQTIYLEMVGEDGWCKHFDQGGRRCRIYEDRPDFCRVSGLADLFAVPAEEVNGFAIDCCRQQIRSVHGGRSLELRKFERLIRSRQDSDD